Proteins from a genomic interval of Desulfoplanes formicivorans:
- a CDS encoding MBL fold metallo-hydrolase — protein MYFKQITVNGLGCLSYIIGCPRAKVACVVDPKRDVQEYIDIARENGMKITHVFETHIHADHISGNQELRQRTGAAICYMEDSPVTFEHTVLHEGQVMDFGSARLEFIKTPGHTPHSMSIVVTDLSRSSEPWFVLTGDCLFVGDIGRPDLAGKELIDEQIHNLYHSLYNRLGALPASLEVFPAHGEGSLCGKGMSSKSSSTIGFEKVSNPMLTLTKEEFIRKMKQGFPERPKSFHHIIETNRTGVPLLDRCPVVTDMSPRQVKDLVDRGAVVLDTRDTAAFGGVHIPGSINIGFAKQTANWIGMVIDPSSELILVVTDTKAYQDMVVQLHRIGYDNIIGYLYGGIAAWQEEGYPIDQLWQISASRLHAKLEKGGGTYFYDVRTDGEWASGHIEGAHHLPLPQLLQNVPDIPKNEEVIVTCGVGYRGNIAASYLQSQGFAHVHSLAGGMAAWVNSGLPLVE, from the coding sequence CTTTCCTACATCATCGGTTGTCCCCGGGCGAAGGTCGCCTGTGTGGTCGATCCCAAGCGGGATGTGCAGGAATATATTGATATTGCCAGGGAAAACGGCATGAAGATCACCCATGTTTTCGAGACCCACATCCATGCCGATCATATCAGCGGGAATCAGGAACTGCGTCAGCGTACCGGGGCTGCGATCTGTTATATGGAGGATTCGCCGGTCACCTTCGAGCATACCGTTCTTCACGAAGGACAGGTCATGGACTTCGGCAGTGCCAGGCTCGAATTCATCAAGACCCCGGGGCATACTCCCCATTCCATGTCCATTGTGGTCACTGATTTGTCCCGCAGCAGCGAACCCTGGTTTGTGCTCACCGGAGACTGTTTGTTTGTGGGGGATATCGGACGTCCGGATCTTGCCGGCAAAGAGCTCATCGACGAGCAGATCCACAATCTTTACCATTCCCTGTACAACAGGCTCGGGGCGTTGCCGGCCAGTCTGGAAGTCTTTCCCGCCCACGGCGAAGGCTCCTTGTGCGGCAAGGGCATGAGTTCCAAGTCCAGTTCAACCATCGGGTTCGAAAAGGTCAGCAACCCCATGCTGACCCTCACCAAAGAGGAATTCATCCGGAAGATGAAACAGGGCTTTCCCGAGCGACCCAAGAGTTTTCATCACATCATCGAGACCAACCGCACCGGGGTTCCCCTGCTTGATCGCTGCCCCGTGGTCACGGACATGAGTCCCCGGCAGGTCAAGGATCTTGTGGACAGGGGCGCTGTCGTCCTGGACACGAGGGATACGGCCGCGTTCGGCGGCGTGCATATTCCCGGGTCCATTAATATCGGGTTTGCCAAGCAGACGGCCAACTGGATCGGCATGGTCATTGATCCGTCTTCGGAGCTCATTCTGGTGGTCACGGATACCAAGGCCTACCAGGACATGGTTGTTCAGCTGCATCGCATTGGCTACGATAATATCATTGGCTATCTGTACGGGGGCATCGCTGCCTGGCAGGAGGAGGGCTATCCCATTGATCAGCTCTGGCAGATTTCTGCATCAAGGCTGCATGCCAAACTGGAAAAGGGGGGCGGTACATATTTCTATGATGTGCGCACCGATGGGGAATGGGCTTCCGGACACATAGAAGGAGCACATCATTTACCCTTGCCCCAACTTCTTCAGAATGTTCCGGACATACCCAAAAACGAGGAAGTCATTGTTACCTGCGGGGTGGGGTACCGGGGCAATATTGCTGCGAGCTATCTGCAAAGCCAGGGCTTTGCGCATGTCCACAGTCTGGCCGGGGGCATGGCTGCCTGGGTGAACAGTGGGCTGCCCTTGGTCGAGTAG
- a CDS encoding malic enzyme-like NAD(P)-binding protein: MALFTNQEALDYHSQGRKGKLEVIPVKPCATQKHLSLAYTPGVAQACLAIKNDPSRVYDYTNKANLVAVVSNGTAVLGLGNIGPMAGKPVMEGKGVLFKVFADVDVYDINVNQPDPDKIIELCTMLEPTFGGINLEDIKAPECFYIEEKLIESLNIPVFHDDQHGTAIISGAALVNALELSNKKAEDIKVVVSGAGAAAIACAKFYQSLGVRNENIYMYDSRGLIYKGRDGMNPYKALFAQDKDYGTMEEVIKGADLFLGVSVKDILSQDMVKSMADQPIIFAMANPDPEITFDAARQARPDCIMGTGRSDYPNQINNVSGFPFIFRGALDVRASTINEEMKIAAAKALAKLAKEPIPQEVLDAYGMESMTYGPDYILPKPLDPRLILHVAPAVAQAAIDSGVARITLDMDAYVADLETRMRASQQRIQTAIASYDLEF, translated from the coding sequence ATGGCTCTTTTTACCAATCAAGAGGCTTTGGACTACCATTCACAAGGGCGCAAGGGAAAACTTGAGGTCATTCCCGTCAAGCCGTGTGCGACCCAGAAACACCTTTCCCTGGCCTATACACCTGGCGTGGCCCAGGCCTGTCTGGCCATCAAGAATGATCCTTCCCGGGTTTACGACTACACCAACAAGGCCAATCTCGTGGCCGTGGTTTCCAATGGCACGGCCGTGCTCGGTCTTGGCAATATCGGCCCCATGGCCGGCAAACCGGTCATGGAAGGCAAGGGCGTCCTGTTCAAGGTCTTTGCCGATGTGGATGTCTACGACATCAACGTCAACCAGCCCGATCCGGACAAGATCATTGAATTGTGCACCATGCTCGAGCCGACCTTTGGCGGGATCAACCTGGAAGACATCAAGGCTCCAGAATGTTTTTACATTGAGGAAAAACTCATCGAGTCCCTGAACATCCCGGTCTTCCATGACGACCAGCACGGGACCGCCATCATCTCCGGCGCAGCCCTGGTCAACGCCCTGGAACTGAGCAACAAGAAGGCAGAGGATATCAAGGTGGTTGTGTCCGGAGCAGGCGCTGCCGCCATTGCCTGCGCCAAGTTCTACCAGAGCCTGGGTGTGCGCAACGAAAACATCTACATGTATGATTCCCGGGGACTCATCTACAAGGGCCGCGACGGCATGAACCCCTACAAGGCTCTCTTTGCTCAGGACAAGGATTACGGGACCATGGAAGAGGTCATCAAGGGAGCGGATCTGTTCCTTGGCGTCTCGGTCAAGGATATCCTGAGCCAGGACATGGTCAAATCCATGGCCGACCAGCCCATCATCTTTGCCATGGCCAATCCTGATCCCGAGATCACCTTTGATGCCGCCCGCCAGGCACGCCCCGACTGCATCATGGGCACAGGACGATCCGATTATCCCAACCAGATCAACAATGTTTCCGGATTTCCCTTTATTTTCCGTGGTGCCCTGGATGTACGGGCCTCCACCATCAACGAAGAAATGAAAATCGCAGCGGCCAAGGCCCTGGCCAAGCTGGCCAAGGAACCAATCCCCCAGGAGGTTCTGGATGCCTACGGCATGGAATCCATGACCTACGGTCCGGACTACATTCTGCCCAAACCCCTGGACCCCCGCCTCATCCTGCATGTGGCCCCGGCCGTGGCCCAGGCTGCCATTGATTCCGGGGTTGCACGAATCACCCTGGACATGGACGCCTATGTGGCGGATCTCGAAACAAGAATGCGTGCCTCCCAGCAGCGCATTCAAACCGCCATTGCCAGCTACGACCTGGAGTTCTAG